A single region of the Malaclemys terrapin pileata isolate rMalTer1 chromosome 2, rMalTer1.hap1, whole genome shotgun sequence genome encodes:
- the RNF125 gene encoding LOW QUALITY PROTEIN: E3 ubiquitin-protein ligase RNF125 (The sequence of the model RefSeq protein was modified relative to this genomic sequence to represent the inferred CDS: inserted 1 base in 1 codon), whose protein sequence is MEPVQLCAIVMNVASTGRMILWYLQNLKKSHGEYDDFMEDRLLWDIARTSTRLLVAFIEQIFCHSCIVTSLRNNTWTCPYCRAYLPSEGIPATDIAKKMKSVYQNCTKCDTQVCLSEMRVHLRTCEQYVEKYGPLQELGDTVTRYACPFCQCEXHEDDLMDHCLTYHRTERRAVYCPICRLIPGGDPSYFSRNFIRHLQLRHTFNHEDYIDINIVEEALIENILYQSFLEYIQVNHPNST, encoded by the exons atggagcctgtacAGCTCTGTGCTATTGTCATGAACGTTGCAAGCACAGGACGCAtgatcctctggtatttgcagaaCCTCAAGAAGAGCCATGGGGAATATGatgatttcatggaggatagattgctgtgggacatagcaagAACCAGTACCAGATTGTTAGTGGCATTCATTGAGCAGAT ATTCTGTCACTCCTGTATTGTTACAAGTTTAAGGAATAATACATGGACATGTCCTTATTGCCGGGCTTATCTTCCTTCGGAAGGAATTCCAGCTACTGATATTGCCAAGAAGATGAAAAGTGTATACCAAAACTGCACAAAGTGTGACACACAG GTATGTCTGAGTGAAATGAGAGTTCATTTAAGGACTTGTGAGCAATATGTAGAAAAATATGGACCTCTACAAGAGCTCGGAGACACAGTAACAAG ATATGCCTGTCCATTTTGCCAGTGTG TGCATGAAGATGATCTAATGGACCATTGTCTCACTTACCATAGAACAGAAAGGAGAGCAGTG TACTGTCCAATTTGTCGTTTAATACCTGGTGGAGATCCAAGCTATTTTAGCAGGAATTTTATAAGGCATCTTCAACTCAGACACACATTCAACCATGAAGACTACATA GATATAAACATAGTAGAAGAAGCCCTTATTGAAAACATTCTATACCAGTCATTTTTAGAATATATACAAGTGAATCATCCAAACAGCACATAA